A stretch of the Hypomesus transpacificus isolate Combined female chromosome 12, fHypTra1, whole genome shotgun sequence genome encodes the following:
- the rbm26 gene encoding RNA-binding protein 26 isoform X2, with protein sequence MIIENLDAFKTWLSKTLEPICDADPSALAKYVVALVKKDKSEKELKALCIDQLDVFLQKETQIFVDKLFEALISKSYQPHLEQLSSGVRAEGHHKPDKEEPRKDESNREEDREKKFSRRVNHSPPPSSSRYSRDSRRVDDRKRDDRSRKRDYDRNPPRRDSYRDRYNRRRGRSYSRSPSWSKDRARDRERERDRERSRSHSRSKSRSRDCDGGKAKYDQDRTERVEPGGTEGYTPAPLVPTPTTTQFPVPTLSSTITVIAPTHHHGNSATTESWSDFHPDHPLDRAPFARGPPPVQRKRCRDYDEKGFCMRGDMCPFDHGSDPVVVEDVNLPNMLPFPGPPGSEPQPPPGLPPPPPLMAPPPVNLRPPVPPPGILPPSLPPVAGPPPPLLPLQASGMDAPPSSITSSVPTIVTSGIRPSNPQAPPPLFTSDSFESDVYNPEAPSITNSSRPMYQRHRPIAQRSNLIGLTMGEVDLPPRDKMLNSNNMRIVLESDPRKRPMGSQDGGILSKKPWFDNTRPSYNKPNHQGYQRRPFSSANARLLVRQIPPVVNNISKLNEHFSKFGTIVNLQVAYQNDPEAALIQFSTNEEARRAITSTEAVLNNRFIKVHWYREDGQGPGPAMNHGQGHGPGQNQGPGQGHGPGLNQNQGPGQGAPQSHLMEQQLSATSLKQSVKDRLGPLPAGNSEPTPDLSTAPLNAAKSVKERLGFASKPGVTAAKVFTTSTGLTKTVYNLTALKAAHKTALVAGAAATEEALKKKQEAQRLQQDVRKKKQEILEKHIETQKLLISKLEKNRGMKPEDKSQIMQTLGSLTNTITKLQLDIRTNATPSPVRVAKSKAQAQKELLDTELDLYQKSQAGEDTAQLKIKYTQLQIEAAKRGLLATGRGRGRGSHPRGRGAMRSRGRGMRGRGRGAPHHAVVDHRPRALEISGFSDADRGDLLPHFAQFGDIEDCQVDDLTLTAIITYRTRAEAELAAVHGVRLNSSELRLAWHKPALCLSTADTDEVDLEEDEFQESSLIDDALLQDDDEEEDDDNEPRPWRR encoded by the exons ATGATCATTGAAAACCTCGATGCCTTTAAAACGTGGCTTTCCAAAACGCTCGAGCCCAT CTGTGATGCAGATCCCTCTGCCCTCGCTAAATATGTCGTTGCGTTGGTTAAAAAGGACAAAAGTGAAAAGGAGCTGAAAGCCTTATGCATTGACCAGTTGGACGTGTTTCTTCAGAAAG AGACACAGATATTTGTCGACAAACTTTTTGAAGCTTTAATTAGCAAAAGCTACCAACCTCATCTTGAGCAGTTATCCTCTGGGGTCAGGGCAGAAGGGCACCACAAACCAGACAAGGAGGAACCGAGAAAAGATGAG tcCAACCGTGAAGAAGACCGGGAGAAGAAGTTCTCCAGGAGAGTGAACCACAGCCCCCCTCCATCCAGCTCTCGCTACAGCCGGgatagcag GAGAGTCGACGACCGCAAGCGAGACGACCGCTCCAGGAAGAGGGATTACGACCGTAACCCCCCCCGGCGGGACTCTTACCGGGACCGCTACAACCGGAGACGGGGCCGGAGCTACAGCCGCAGTCCGAGCTGGAGCAAGGACCGCGCCCGCgaccgggagagagagcgggaccGGGAGCGGAGCAGGTCTCACAGCAGGAGCAAGTCCAGGAGCAGAG ACTGTGATGGCGGTAAGGCAAAGTACGACCAGGACAGGACGGAGCGGGTCGAACCTGGCGGCACCGAGGGCTACACGCCTGCCCCCCTGGTTCCTACGCCGACCACAACGCAGTTCCCTGTGCCAACGCTGAGCAGCACCATCACCGTGATCGCGCCCACGCATCACCACGGCAACAGCGCCACCACGGAGAGCTGGTCCGACTTCCACCCGGATCACCCGTTAGACCGCGCCCCCTTCGCCAGGGGCCCGCCCCCGGTCCAGAGAAAGCGTTGTCGTGACTACGATg aaaAGGGCTTCTGCATGCGGGGTGACATGTGTCCCTTTGACCACGGCAGTGACCCAGTTGTTGTGGAGGATGTCAACCTGCCCAACATGCTCCCTTTCCCGGGCCCCCCTGGCAGCgagccccagccccctcctgggctcccaccccctccccccctcatggCCCCCCCACCGGTCAACCTGAGGCCTCCGGTGCCCCCCCCTGGCATCCTGCCCCCCAGCCTACCTCCTGTTGCAG gccccccgcctcccctcctccccctgcaggcgTCAGGGATGGACGCCCCCCCCAGCTCCATCACCAGCTCCGTCCCCACCATTGTCACCTCGGGAATCCGCCCCTCTAACCCCCAGGCCCCGCCTCCTCTCTTCACATCCG ATTCCTTTGAGTCCGACGTGTACAACCCGGAGGCCCCCAGCATCACCAACTCCTCCAGGCCCATGTACCAGCGCCACCGGCCCATTGCCCAGCGGTCCAACCTCATAGGCCTGACCATGGGGGAGGTGGACCTGCCCCCCAGAG aTAAAATGTTGAACAGCAACAACATGCGGATTGTTCTGGAGTCAGACCCGAGGAAAAGGCCCATGGGGTCTCAGGATGGAGGCATCCTCTCTAAGAAACCCTGGTTTGACAA CACTAGGCCGAGCTACAACAAGCCTAACCACCAGGGATACCAGCGGAGGCCGTTCAGCTCCGCCAACGCCAGGCTGCTGGTCCGCCAGATCCCTCCGGTGGTCAACAACATCAGCAAGCTCAACGAGCACTTCAGCAAGTTTGGCACCATCGTCAACCTGCAG GTGGCCTATCAGAACGACCCTGAGGCAGCGCTGATCCAGTTCTCCACCAATGAGGAAGCTAGGCGGGCCATAACCAGCACGGAGGCGGTCCTCAATAACCGTTTCATCAAGGTGCACTGGTACCGTGAGGACGGTCAGGGTCCTGGGCCGGCAATGAACCACGGCCAGGGTCATGGGCCTGGACAGAACCAGGGCCCAGGGCAGGGTCATGGCCCTGGGCTGAACCAGAACCAGGGCCCAGGGCAGGGCGCCCCCCAGAGCCACCTGATG GAACAGCAGCTGTCTGCCACCTCCCTCAAACAGTCTGTCAAAGACCGCCTCGGCCCACTGCCTGCTGGGAACTCTGAGCCCACGCCCGACCTCAGCACTGCCCCTCTG AATGCAGCTAAGTCGGTGAAGGAGAGACTAGGATTTGCTTCCAAACCGGGAGTAACTGCTGCTAAA gtgttCACCACCTCCACGGGACTCACCAAGACTGTGTACAACCTGACGGCTCTGAAGGCTGCCCACAAGACAGCCCTGGTAGCTGGGGCTGCCGCCACAGAGGAAGCCCTGAAGAAGaagcag GAAGCTCAGCGGCTCCAACAGGATGTGAGGAAGAAGAAACAGGAAATCCTGGAGAAGCATATAGAGACTCAGAAG CTGCTGATCAGTAAGCTGGAGAAGAACAGGGGGATGAAGCCCGAGGATAAGAGCCAGATCATGCAGACCCTGGGCTCCCTGACCAACACCATCACCAAGCTGCAGCTAGACATCAGGACCAACGCCACCCCCAGCCCCGTCAGGGTGGCCAAGAGCAAGGCCCAG GCCCAGAAGGAGCTGCTGGACACGGAGCTGGACCTGTACCAGAAGAGCCAGGCGGGAGAGGACACGGCCCAGCTCAAGATCAAATACACCCAGCTGCAGATCGAG gcGGCTAAGAGGGGCCTCCTTGCGACGGGTCGGGGTCGAGGCCGAGGGTCTCACCCCCGGGGGCGCGGGGCCATGCGGTCCAGGGGGCGGGGCATGCGAGGGCGTGGCCGCGGAGCTCCTCACCATGCCGTCGTGGACCACCGGCCCCGAGCGCTGGAGATCTCCGGCTTCTCAGACGCAGACAGGGGAGACCTGCTGCCACACTTTGCT CAATTTGGTGATATTGAAGACTGCCAGGTAGACGACCTTACCCTGACTGCCATCATCACCTACAGAACCAGGGCTGAAGCAGAGCTG gctgCGGTCCACGGGGTGAGGCTGAACAGCAGTGAGCTGCGTCTGGCCTGGCACAAGCCTGCTCTCTGCCTCAGCACGGCCGACACGGACGAGGTCgacctggaggaggacgag TTCCAGGAATCGTCGCTGATTGATGATGCGTTGCTCCAGGAtgacgacgaggaggaggacgatgaCAATGAGCCCCGCCCCTGGCGCAGATGA
- the rbm26 gene encoding RNA-binding protein 26 isoform X1, whose protein sequence is MIIENLDAFKTWLSKTLEPICDADPSALAKYVVALVKKDKSEKELKALCIDQLDVFLQKETQIFVDKLFEALISKSYQPHLEQLSSGVRAEGHHKPDKEEPRKDESNREEDREKKFSRRVNHSPPPSSSRYSRDSRLLRRVDDRKRDDRSRKRDYDRNPPRRDSYRDRYNRRRGRSYSRSPSWSKDRARDRERERDRERSRSHSRSKSRSRDCDGGKAKYDQDRTERVEPGGTEGYTPAPLVPTPTTTQFPVPTLSSTITVIAPTHHHGNSATTESWSDFHPDHPLDRAPFARGPPPVQRKRCRDYDEKGFCMRGDMCPFDHGSDPVVVEDVNLPNMLPFPGPPGSEPQPPPGLPPPPPLMAPPPVNLRPPVPPPGILPPSLPPVAGPPPPLLPLQASGMDAPPSSITSSVPTIVTSGIRPSNPQAPPPLFTSDSFESDVYNPEAPSITNSSRPMYQRHRPIAQRSNLIGLTMGEVDLPPRDKMLNSNNMRIVLESDPRKRPMGSQDGGILSKKPWFDNTRPSYNKPNHQGYQRRPFSSANARLLVRQIPPVVNNISKLNEHFSKFGTIVNLQVAYQNDPEAALIQFSTNEEARRAITSTEAVLNNRFIKVHWYREDGQGPGPAMNHGQGHGPGQNQGPGQGHGPGLNQNQGPGQGAPQSHLMEQQLSATSLKQSVKDRLGPLPAGNSEPTPDLSTAPLNAAKSVKERLGFASKPGVTAAKVFTTSTGLTKTVYNLTALKAAHKTALVAGAAATEEALKKKQEAQRLQQDVRKKKQEILEKHIETQKLLISKLEKNRGMKPEDKSQIMQTLGSLTNTITKLQLDIRTNATPSPVRVAKSKAQAQKELLDTELDLYQKSQAGEDTAQLKIKYTQLQIEAAKRGLLATGRGRGRGSHPRGRGAMRSRGRGMRGRGRGAPHHAVVDHRPRALEISGFSDADRGDLLPHFAQFGDIEDCQVDDLTLTAIITYRTRAEAELAAVHGVRLNSSELRLAWHKPALCLSTADTDEVDLEEDEFQESSLIDDALLQDDDEEEDDDNEPRPWRR, encoded by the exons ATGATCATTGAAAACCTCGATGCCTTTAAAACGTGGCTTTCCAAAACGCTCGAGCCCAT CTGTGATGCAGATCCCTCTGCCCTCGCTAAATATGTCGTTGCGTTGGTTAAAAAGGACAAAAGTGAAAAGGAGCTGAAAGCCTTATGCATTGACCAGTTGGACGTGTTTCTTCAGAAAG AGACACAGATATTTGTCGACAAACTTTTTGAAGCTTTAATTAGCAAAAGCTACCAACCTCATCTTGAGCAGTTATCCTCTGGGGTCAGGGCAGAAGGGCACCACAAACCAGACAAGGAGGAACCGAGAAAAGATGAG tcCAACCGTGAAGAAGACCGGGAGAAGAAGTTCTCCAGGAGAGTGAACCACAGCCCCCCTCCATCCAGCTCTCGCTACAGCCGGgatagca GGCTTCTCAGGAGAGTCGACGACCGCAAGCGAGACGACCGCTCCAGGAAGAGGGATTACGACCGTAACCCCCCCCGGCGGGACTCTTACCGGGACCGCTACAACCGGAGACGGGGCCGGAGCTACAGCCGCAGTCCGAGCTGGAGCAAGGACCGCGCCCGCgaccgggagagagagcgggaccGGGAGCGGAGCAGGTCTCACAGCAGGAGCAAGTCCAGGAGCAGAG ACTGTGATGGCGGTAAGGCAAAGTACGACCAGGACAGGACGGAGCGGGTCGAACCTGGCGGCACCGAGGGCTACACGCCTGCCCCCCTGGTTCCTACGCCGACCACAACGCAGTTCCCTGTGCCAACGCTGAGCAGCACCATCACCGTGATCGCGCCCACGCATCACCACGGCAACAGCGCCACCACGGAGAGCTGGTCCGACTTCCACCCGGATCACCCGTTAGACCGCGCCCCCTTCGCCAGGGGCCCGCCCCCGGTCCAGAGAAAGCGTTGTCGTGACTACGATg aaaAGGGCTTCTGCATGCGGGGTGACATGTGTCCCTTTGACCACGGCAGTGACCCAGTTGTTGTGGAGGATGTCAACCTGCCCAACATGCTCCCTTTCCCGGGCCCCCCTGGCAGCgagccccagccccctcctgggctcccaccccctccccccctcatggCCCCCCCACCGGTCAACCTGAGGCCTCCGGTGCCCCCCCCTGGCATCCTGCCCCCCAGCCTACCTCCTGTTGCAG gccccccgcctcccctcctccccctgcaggcgTCAGGGATGGACGCCCCCCCCAGCTCCATCACCAGCTCCGTCCCCACCATTGTCACCTCGGGAATCCGCCCCTCTAACCCCCAGGCCCCGCCTCCTCTCTTCACATCCG ATTCCTTTGAGTCCGACGTGTACAACCCGGAGGCCCCCAGCATCACCAACTCCTCCAGGCCCATGTACCAGCGCCACCGGCCCATTGCCCAGCGGTCCAACCTCATAGGCCTGACCATGGGGGAGGTGGACCTGCCCCCCAGAG aTAAAATGTTGAACAGCAACAACATGCGGATTGTTCTGGAGTCAGACCCGAGGAAAAGGCCCATGGGGTCTCAGGATGGAGGCATCCTCTCTAAGAAACCCTGGTTTGACAA CACTAGGCCGAGCTACAACAAGCCTAACCACCAGGGATACCAGCGGAGGCCGTTCAGCTCCGCCAACGCCAGGCTGCTGGTCCGCCAGATCCCTCCGGTGGTCAACAACATCAGCAAGCTCAACGAGCACTTCAGCAAGTTTGGCACCATCGTCAACCTGCAG GTGGCCTATCAGAACGACCCTGAGGCAGCGCTGATCCAGTTCTCCACCAATGAGGAAGCTAGGCGGGCCATAACCAGCACGGAGGCGGTCCTCAATAACCGTTTCATCAAGGTGCACTGGTACCGTGAGGACGGTCAGGGTCCTGGGCCGGCAATGAACCACGGCCAGGGTCATGGGCCTGGACAGAACCAGGGCCCAGGGCAGGGTCATGGCCCTGGGCTGAACCAGAACCAGGGCCCAGGGCAGGGCGCCCCCCAGAGCCACCTGATG GAACAGCAGCTGTCTGCCACCTCCCTCAAACAGTCTGTCAAAGACCGCCTCGGCCCACTGCCTGCTGGGAACTCTGAGCCCACGCCCGACCTCAGCACTGCCCCTCTG AATGCAGCTAAGTCGGTGAAGGAGAGACTAGGATTTGCTTCCAAACCGGGAGTAACTGCTGCTAAA gtgttCACCACCTCCACGGGACTCACCAAGACTGTGTACAACCTGACGGCTCTGAAGGCTGCCCACAAGACAGCCCTGGTAGCTGGGGCTGCCGCCACAGAGGAAGCCCTGAAGAAGaagcag GAAGCTCAGCGGCTCCAACAGGATGTGAGGAAGAAGAAACAGGAAATCCTGGAGAAGCATATAGAGACTCAGAAG CTGCTGATCAGTAAGCTGGAGAAGAACAGGGGGATGAAGCCCGAGGATAAGAGCCAGATCATGCAGACCCTGGGCTCCCTGACCAACACCATCACCAAGCTGCAGCTAGACATCAGGACCAACGCCACCCCCAGCCCCGTCAGGGTGGCCAAGAGCAAGGCCCAG GCCCAGAAGGAGCTGCTGGACACGGAGCTGGACCTGTACCAGAAGAGCCAGGCGGGAGAGGACACGGCCCAGCTCAAGATCAAATACACCCAGCTGCAGATCGAG gcGGCTAAGAGGGGCCTCCTTGCGACGGGTCGGGGTCGAGGCCGAGGGTCTCACCCCCGGGGGCGCGGGGCCATGCGGTCCAGGGGGCGGGGCATGCGAGGGCGTGGCCGCGGAGCTCCTCACCATGCCGTCGTGGACCACCGGCCCCGAGCGCTGGAGATCTCCGGCTTCTCAGACGCAGACAGGGGAGACCTGCTGCCACACTTTGCT CAATTTGGTGATATTGAAGACTGCCAGGTAGACGACCTTACCCTGACTGCCATCATCACCTACAGAACCAGGGCTGAAGCAGAGCTG gctgCGGTCCACGGGGTGAGGCTGAACAGCAGTGAGCTGCGTCTGGCCTGGCACAAGCCTGCTCTCTGCCTCAGCACGGCCGACACGGACGAGGTCgacctggaggaggacgag TTCCAGGAATCGTCGCTGATTGATGATGCGTTGCTCCAGGAtgacgacgaggaggaggacgatgaCAATGAGCCCCGCCCCTGGCGCAGATGA